A DNA window from Aminiphilus circumscriptus DSM 16581 contains the following coding sequences:
- the murJ gene encoding murein biosynthesis integral membrane protein MurJ — translation MDGSSRNARMVRHAFTMMLGTFASRILGLIREVLMAACFGATRQLDAFYVAYTLANLSRQLLAEGALSASFVPVFSQVLARDGKERAVHLARQAMTVLLLLGVAVVLGGIVAAPLLVRLMAPGFAPEIRALAESLTRSLFPFLLFVSLGALAMGVLNSLDSFFVPAVAPALSNVTFIAVVLLFVPSLGIRGLVAAVLLGGLAQLLLQWGWNWKLGVPLFPERPNRDDPELRRMLVLFLPYAVGLSLNQVNPLVSRMLGSFLEGGVISVLNYADRVLQLPLGLFVVALSQAVLPMLSRIAPGENEEFMEFYRDALRFALFVVFPVVLGTVACSREIVHVLFFRGAFDAWAWDATSGALSMYALGLPGMACTTVTMRALYARSRPRDALFVTASSVTVNLGASILLMSLFSYRGIALAASMAFTVSALVGYVRIRRFGGGACEGRNRLFSLEWGKPVGISLAFTTAMILLWKFLLPYPSTASLTLRLLWLGGVACMGGAVYALVTRRLQCREWEWVRSALRRRGVSESEVSRKNRP, via the coding sequence ATGGACGGTTCCTCACGCAACGCCCGCATGGTACGCCATGCCTTCACGATGATGCTCGGTACCTTCGCCAGCCGAATCCTTGGACTGATCCGCGAGGTGCTCATGGCGGCCTGTTTCGGTGCGACGAGGCAGCTCGATGCGTTCTACGTGGCCTACACGCTGGCGAATCTCTCCCGCCAGCTCCTCGCGGAGGGAGCACTCTCCGCCTCGTTCGTTCCCGTCTTCTCCCAGGTGCTTGCCAGGGACGGAAAGGAGCGGGCGGTGCACCTCGCCCGTCAGGCCATGACGGTGCTTTTGCTTCTTGGAGTCGCCGTGGTGCTCGGAGGCATTGTCGCCGCGCCGCTCCTGGTTCGTCTCATGGCTCCGGGGTTCGCTCCGGAGATTCGGGCTCTCGCCGAATCCCTCACCCGGTCGCTTTTTCCGTTCCTTCTTTTCGTCTCTCTCGGGGCTCTCGCCATGGGTGTCCTGAACAGTCTGGATTCCTTCTTCGTCCCCGCCGTGGCACCGGCGCTGAGCAACGTGACCTTCATCGCCGTGGTTCTTCTTTTCGTTCCTTCCCTCGGCATCAGAGGTCTTGTTGCGGCGGTCCTCCTTGGCGGCCTGGCCCAGTTGCTCCTTCAGTGGGGATGGAACTGGAAGCTGGGGGTGCCGCTTTTCCCCGAACGGCCGAACCGCGACGATCCGGAACTCCGGCGCATGCTCGTGCTCTTTCTTCCCTACGCGGTGGGGCTTTCCCTCAATCAGGTGAATCCGTTGGTGAGCCGCATGCTCGGTTCTTTTCTGGAGGGCGGGGTCATTTCCGTTTTGAACTACGCGGACCGAGTGCTTCAGCTTCCTCTGGGGCTCTTTGTGGTGGCTCTCTCCCAGGCGGTTCTTCCCATGCTCTCCCGCATCGCCCCGGGAGAGAACGAAGAGTTCATGGAATTCTACCGGGATGCACTTCGCTTCGCTCTTTTCGTGGTCTTTCCCGTGGTGCTCGGGACAGTGGCGTGCAGCCGGGAGATCGTGCACGTGCTCTTCTTTCGAGGTGCTTTCGACGCGTGGGCCTGGGACGCCACGTCAGGAGCTTTGTCCATGTACGCGTTGGGCCTTCCTGGAATGGCCTGCACCACGGTGACCATGCGGGCTCTCTATGCACGGAGCAGACCCAGGGATGCACTGTTCGTCACAGCGTCGAGCGTGACCGTGAACCTCGGCGCGAGCATACTGCTCATGTCTCTTTTTTCGTATCGAGGCATTGCCCTGGCTGCATCGATGGCCTTTACGGTCTCCGCCCTCGTCGGGTACGTCCGGATTCGGCGCTTCGGAGGAGGAGCGTGCGAGGGAAGAAACCGGCTCTTTTCGCTGGAATGGGGAAAGCCTGTGGGAATCTCCCTGGCGTTCACGACGGCGATGATCCTGCTCTGGAAATTCCTGCTGCCCTATCCTTCCACGGCATCTCTTACGCTGCGACTGCTCTGGCTTGGAGGTGTCGCCTGCATGGGTGGAGCGGTCTATGCCTTGGTGAC